In Streptomyces hawaiiensis, one genomic interval encodes:
- a CDS encoding VWA domain-containing protein, producing the protein MITRTRLVAGVCALLAALTAGLAFPAGAAAGEPTGQDAPKVDLVLDVSGSMRARDIDGQSRMAAAKQAFNEVLDATPEEVELGIRTLGANYPGDDRKTGCKDTAQLYPVGPLDRTEAKTAVATLTPTGWTPIGPALLKAAGDLDGGDGSKRIVLISDGEDTCAPLDPCEVAREIAAKGIGLTIDTLGLVPTAKLSRQLSCIAEATGGTYTSVEHQDELTDRVNQLVDRAADPVVTPVPAEGADRCAGAPTLKSGLYTDREEFGQQRWYRVDVRPGQELRASVSVAADRAVNPGYGVLVRAITSKGREIVRGEAAGNGRTDVISTGLRYPKADSDDEDAPAEAVCLAVSHSFSAASGVKATPGLPLELTVDVVDAPSQAGDVAAFGLGRGWWLLGVLILTGFLAGLVWGWLSRWRVAVWRTN; encoded by the coding sequence ATGATCACAAGAACACGGCTGGTGGCAGGGGTCTGTGCCCTGCTCGCCGCGCTGACGGCCGGGCTCGCCTTCCCGGCCGGAGCGGCCGCCGGTGAACCCACGGGCCAGGACGCCCCCAAGGTCGACCTCGTCCTCGATGTGAGCGGCTCGATGCGGGCCCGGGACATCGACGGCCAGTCGCGGATGGCCGCCGCGAAGCAGGCGTTCAACGAGGTGCTCGACGCGACGCCCGAGGAGGTCGAACTCGGCATCCGCACCCTCGGCGCGAACTACCCGGGGGACGACCGGAAGACGGGCTGCAAGGACACCGCGCAGCTCTACCCGGTCGGCCCGCTCGACCGCACCGAGGCCAAGACGGCCGTCGCCACCCTCACCCCGACGGGCTGGACGCCGATCGGCCCGGCCCTGCTGAAGGCGGCCGGCGACCTGGACGGCGGCGACGGCTCCAAGCGCATCGTGCTGATCAGCGACGGCGAGGACACCTGCGCCCCGCTCGACCCGTGCGAGGTGGCCCGTGAGATAGCGGCCAAGGGCATCGGTCTGACCATCGACACCCTGGGCCTGGTGCCCACCGCCAAGCTGAGCCGGCAGCTGAGCTGCATCGCCGAGGCCACCGGCGGCACCTACACCTCGGTCGAGCACCAGGACGAACTGACCGACCGGGTCAACCAGTTGGTGGACCGGGCGGCCGACCCGGTGGTGACGCCGGTACCGGCGGAGGGCGCCGACCGGTGTGCGGGGGCGCCGACGCTGAAGTCGGGCCTGTACACCGACCGGGAGGAGTTCGGGCAGCAGCGCTGGTACCGGGTGGACGTGCGGCCGGGCCAGGAGCTGCGCGCCTCGGTGAGCGTCGCGGCGGACCGGGCCGTGAACCCCGGCTACGGCGTGCTCGTGCGGGCCATCACCTCGAAGGGCCGCGAGATCGTGCGCGGCGAGGCGGCGGGCAACGGCCGTACCGACGTGATCTCGACGGGCCTGCGCTATCCGAAGGCCGACAGCGACGACGAGGACGCTCCCGCCGAGGCGGTCTGCCTCGCCGTCTCGCACTCCTTCTCGGCGGCCTCCGGCGTGAAGGCCACGCCCGGTCTGCCGCTGGAGCTGACGGTGGACGTCGTGGACGCCCCGAGCCAGGCGGGCGATGTGGCCGCCTTCGGCCTCGGCCGCGGCTGGTGGCTGCTCGGCGTGCTGATCCTCACCGGCTTCCTCGCCGGTCTCGTCTGGGGCTGGCTGTCGCGCTGGCGGGTCGCGGTCTGGAGGACCAACTGA